A single region of the Dunckerocampus dactyliophorus isolate RoL2022-P2 chromosome 3, RoL_Ddac_1.1, whole genome shotgun sequence genome encodes:
- the LOC129178285 gene encoding oocyte zinc finger protein XlCOF20-like gives MCERTTAGYEEELSRTKEGNERRLRLLDAVKKHRVVLHRPVKGEDPSPGQQEWSPRMEPPHVKKEEEEHSISQEGEHLEGLEGFPVICVTVKREDDEDKGESEEKREVEPPSSSSTQHMTTEADGDHCGGSQADNLLAPLSDSDDTTSHSPDTDDEYSKADKTCHTDKKRFKCSLCDKTFNDRSNLNRHKKNHSGEKPYMCFFCGKRFSQKLSLTEHTRIHTGEKPFTCSVCGKGFSRNQCLKIHMRRHTGEKPFTCSVCGKGFVRSLCLKIHMRTHTGEKPFTCSICGISYVLNHCLKRHMRSHTGEKPFMCSICGVSYVRNQCLKRHMRTHTLSENFIPAQSATKAVLTESL, from the exons ATGTGCGAAAGAACGACAGCAgggtacgaggaggaactttctcgaacaaaagaggGGAACGAGCGACGACTTCGACTACTGGACGCTGTTAAGAAGCATCGAGTTGTGTTGCACAGACCAG tcAAAGGAGAAGATCCTTCCCCTGGGCAGCAGGAGTGGAGCCCCAGAATGGAGCCCCCCCACGttaagaaggaagaggaggaacacaGCATCAGCCaagagggagagcatcttgaaggactggaggGGTTCCCAGTGATTTGTGTCACTGTGAAgcgtgaagatgatgaagacaaaggtgaaagtgaggagaagagagaggtggagcctccaagcagcagctcaactcaacacatgacaacagaagctgatggagaccactgtggaggatcacaagcagacaacctcttagctccactatccgatagtgacgacacaacgtcacactcacctgacactgatgatgaataCTCTAAAGCTGATaagacatgtcacactgacaaaaaACGCTTTAAATGTTCTCTATGTGACAAAACGTTTAACGACCGTAGTAATCTCAATAGACACAAGAAAAATCATTCCGGAGAAAAACCATACATGTGCTTCTTTTGTGGGAAAAGATTCTCTCAGAAGCTATCATTGACagaacacacaagaatacacactggagagaaaccgtttacctgttcagtgtgtggtaaaggttttTCACGAAATCAGTGTTTGAAAATACACATGCgaagacacactggagaaaaaccttttacctgttcaGTTTGTGGCAAAGGTTTTGTGCGAAGTCTGTGtttgaaaatacacatgagaacacacactggggaaaaaccttttacctgttcaATCTGTGGTATCAGTTACGTACTAAATCATtgtttgaaaagacacatgagaagccacactggggaaaaacctTTCATGTGTTCAATCTGCGGCGTAAGTTATGTGCGCAATCAAtgtttgaaaagacacatgagaacacacacactgagtgAAAACTTTATTCCTGCTCAATCCGCAACAAAAGCTGTTCTGACTGAAAGTTTGTAA
- the LOC129178234 gene encoding gastrula zinc finger protein XlCGF57.1-like isoform X2, which yields MRRDKWTPTRKSVLCSDHFEAACFDRTGQTTRLKMDAVPTVFHFPRHLQKRQEWSSRMEQEEPQPPHIKEEAEEPQALHVKKEEEQSQPPHIKDEGKEPQPSHVKKEVEEAKPLHIKDEEEDHSINQEGEHPERLEEADITEFPVICVIVKGEDVEDKGESEEKTEVEPPSSSSTQHMTTGTDGDHCGGSQADNLLAPLSDSDNTMSHSPDTDDEDSKADMTCHIDNTLFKCSQCGKTFNDRSNRRRHMRSHTGEKPYICSVCGKAFAHKGNLTIHTRAHTGEKPYSCSVCKAHFSHNKVLTQHMRTHTGEKPFTCSICGKNFSQKSHLRTHTRTHTGEKPFTCIVCNASFGAHSVMTKHMRTHTGEKPFTCSVCNASFGVHSVMVRHMRTHTGEKPFACSACGKRFTQKGSLIIHTRTHTGEKPFPCSVCNKHFPVRSALARHMKTHNTQ from the exons ATGAGACGAGATAAGTGGACACCAACACGTAAATCAGTCCTTTGTAGTGACCACTTTGAAGCAGCATGTTTTGACAGAACTGGCCAAACAACACGTCTCAAAATGGATGCAGTTCCCAcagttttccattttccaaGGCATTTGCAGAAG AGGCAGGAGTGGAGCTCCaggatggagcaggaggagccacagcccccccacattaaagaggaagcgGAGGAGCCACAGGCCCTCCATGTTAAGAAGGAAGAGGAGCAGTCACAGCCCCCTCACATTAAAGACGAAGGGAAGGAGCCACAGCCCTCCCATGTGAAAAAGGAAGTGGAGGAGGCAAAGCCCCTTCACATtaaagatgaagaggaggatcaCAGCATCAATCAGGAGGGAGAACATCCTGAAAGACTGGAGGAGGCAGATATCACCGAGTTCCCAGTGATTTGTGTCATTGTGAAGGGTGAAGATGttgaagacaaaggtgaaagtgaggagaagacagaggtggagcctccaagcagcagctcaactcaacacatgacgaCAGGaactgatggagaccactgtggaggatcacaagcagacaacctcctCGCTCCACTTTCAGATAGTGACAACACAatgtcacactctcctgacactgatgatgaagactctaaagctgatatgacatgtcacattGACAACACACTCTTTAAATGCTCTCAGTGTGGCAAAACCTTTAACGACCGCAGTAATCGGAGAAGACACATGAGAagtcacacaggagagaaaccgtACATCTGCTCAGTTTGCGGCAAAGCATTCGCTCACAAGGGAAATTTGACAATACACACAAGagcacacactggagagaaaccatattcctgttcagtgtgcaaAGCACATTTTAGTCACAACAAAGTGCTGACtcaacacatgagaacgcacacgggagagaaaccttttacgTGCTCAATTTGTGGTAAAAACTTCTCTCAAAAGTCACACTTGAGAACACACACCAGAACgcacactggggagaaacctttCACCTGCATTGTCTGCAACGCCAGCTTTGGGGCGCACTCAGTCATGACAAAACACATGCGAACgcacactggggagaaacccTTTACCTGCTCTGTTTGCAATGCTAGTTTTGGGGTGCACTCAGTCATGGTGAGACACATGCGAAcacacactggggagaaacccTTTGCCTGCTCAGCTTGTGGCAAAAGATTCACTCAAAAGGGAAGCTTGATTATACACACGAGAACccacaccggagagaaacccTTTCCCTGCTCGGTgtgcaacaaacattttccgGTTCGTTCAGCGCTGGCTCGGCACATGAAAACGCACAACACGCAGTAA
- the LOC129178291 gene encoding zinc finger protein 892-like produces the protein MCKVQILRVLVNQRLTAAVEEIFVVLERTIAEYEEELSRTKDENERQRQLLDAVFKKHQLEPHGAGIQHVKEEEKTKGLEEEDDTKLPWIHIIVKVEDDEDKGESEEKREVEPPSSSSTQHMTTEADGDHCGGSQADNLLAPLSDSDDTTSHSPDTDDEDSKADMTCHTDNTNFKCSLCDRTFNDSSNLKRHLRCHTGEKPYICSFCGKTFFQKINLTAHTRTHTGEKPYSCAVCNTHFSHQSALTRHVRRHTGEKPFACSLCGKAFNLKGSLTAHTRTHTGEKPFKCLICGKNFSQRSHLTTHTRTHTGEKPFACFVCDQSFSVKGGLTAHMRTHTG, from the exons ATGTGTAAAGTCCAAATACTGAGAGTGTTGGTGAATCAGCGACTAACTGcggctgttgaagaaatatttgtagtgttggaaagaacgatagcagagtacgaggaggaactttctcgaacaaaagacgagaacgagcgacaacgtcaactactggacgctgttttcaagaagcATCAACTTGAGCCACACGGAGCAG GCATCCAgcacgttaaagaggaagagaagaCCAAagggctggaggaggaggatgacacCAAGTTACCTTGGATTCATATAATTGTGAAGgttgaagatgatgaagacaaaggtgaaagtgaggagaagagagaggtggagcctccaagcagcagctcaactcaacacatgacaacagaagctgatggagaccactgtggaggatcacaagcagacaacctcttagctccactatcagatagtgacgacacaacgtcacactctcctgacactgatgatgaagactctaaagctgatatgacatgtcacactgacaacacaaactTTAAATGCTCTCTCTGTGACAGAACTTTTAATGACAGCAGTAATCTGAAAAGACACTTGAGAtgtcacacaggagagaaaccgtACATCTGCTCATTTTGTGGTAAAACGTTTTTTCAGAAGATCAATTTGACagcacacacaagaacacacaccggagagaaaccaTACTCCTGTGCAGTTTGCAATACACATTTTAGTCACCAGTCAGCACTGACTCGACACGTGCGACGACACACTGGCGAGAAACCTTTTGCCTGCTCGTTGTGCGGTAAAGCGTTCAACCTGAAGGGGTCTTTGACGGCACAtacaagaacacacactggagagaaaccttttaaatgcttaatttgtggTAAAAACTTTTCTCAAAGGTCACActtgacaacacacacaagaacacacactggagagaaaccttttgcctGCTTTGTCTGTGATCAAAGTTTCTCTGTTAAAGGAGGTTTGACggcacacatgagaacacacactggataG
- the LOC129178234 gene encoding zinc finger protein 343-like isoform X1 yields the protein MPACAAINCTNRQFKGCGRTFHLFPFSRRQLLASWLVNMRRDKWTPTRKSVLCSDHFEAACFDRTGQTTRLKMDAVPTVFHFPRHLQKRQEWSSRMEQEEPQPPHIKEEAEEPQALHVKKEEEQSQPPHIKDEGKEPQPSHVKKEVEEAKPLHIKDEEEDHSINQEGEHPERLEEADITEFPVICVIVKGEDVEDKGESEEKTEVEPPSSSSTQHMTTGTDGDHCGGSQADNLLAPLSDSDNTMSHSPDTDDEDSKADMTCHIDNTLFKCSQCGKTFNDRSNRRRHMRSHTGEKPYICSVCGKAFAHKGNLTIHTRAHTGEKPYSCSVCKAHFSHNKVLTQHMRTHTGEKPFTCSICGKNFSQKSHLRTHTRTHTGEKPFTCIVCNASFGAHSVMTKHMRTHTGEKPFTCSVCNASFGVHSVMVRHMRTHTGEKPFACSACGKRFTQKGSLIIHTRTHTGEKPFPCSVCNKHFPVRSALARHMKTHNTQ from the exons atgcctgcatgtgcagctattaactgcacaaatcgccagttcaaaggctgtggacgaacatttcacct GTTTCCATTTAGCCGTCGACAGTTGCTGGCATCATGGCTCGTAAACATGAGACGAGATAAGTGGACACCAACACGTAAATCAGTCCTTTGTAGTGACCACTTTGAAGCAGCATGTTTTGACAGAACTGGCCAAACAACACGTCTCAAAATGGATGCAGTTCCCAcagttttccattttccaaGGCATTTGCAGAAG AGGCAGGAGTGGAGCTCCaggatggagcaggaggagccacagcccccccacattaaagaggaagcgGAGGAGCCACAGGCCCTCCATGTTAAGAAGGAAGAGGAGCAGTCACAGCCCCCTCACATTAAAGACGAAGGGAAGGAGCCACAGCCCTCCCATGTGAAAAAGGAAGTGGAGGAGGCAAAGCCCCTTCACATtaaagatgaagaggaggatcaCAGCATCAATCAGGAGGGAGAACATCCTGAAAGACTGGAGGAGGCAGATATCACCGAGTTCCCAGTGATTTGTGTCATTGTGAAGGGTGAAGATGttgaagacaaaggtgaaagtgaggagaagacagaggtggagcctccaagcagcagctcaactcaacacatgacgaCAGGaactgatggagaccactgtggaggatcacaagcagacaacctcctCGCTCCACTTTCAGATAGTGACAACACAatgtcacactctcctgacactgatgatgaagactctaaagctgatatgacatgtcacattGACAACACACTCTTTAAATGCTCTCAGTGTGGCAAAACCTTTAACGACCGCAGTAATCGGAGAAGACACATGAGAagtcacacaggagagaaaccgtACATCTGCTCAGTTTGCGGCAAAGCATTCGCTCACAAGGGAAATTTGACAATACACACAAGagcacacactggagagaaaccatattcctgttcagtgtgcaaAGCACATTTTAGTCACAACAAAGTGCTGACtcaacacatgagaacgcacacgggagagaaaccttttacgTGCTCAATTTGTGGTAAAAACTTCTCTCAAAAGTCACACTTGAGAACACACACCAGAACgcacactggggagaaacctttCACCTGCATTGTCTGCAACGCCAGCTTTGGGGCGCACTCAGTCATGACAAAACACATGCGAACgcacactggggagaaacccTTTACCTGCTCTGTTTGCAATGCTAGTTTTGGGGTGCACTCAGTCATGGTGAGACACATGCGAAcacacactggggagaaacccTTTGCCTGCTCAGCTTGTGGCAAAAGATTCACTCAAAAGGGAAGCTTGATTATACACACGAGAACccacaccggagagaaacccTTTCCCTGCTCGGTgtgcaacaaacattttccgGTTCGTTCAGCGCTGGCTCGGCACATGAAAACGCACAACACGCAGTAA
- the LOC129178293 gene encoding zinc finger protein 37-like, which translates to MCKVQMLRALVNQRLTAAVEEIFVVLERTIAEYEGELSRTKEENERQRQLLDAVFNEHQDRRRKADVQHIKDEEEGEQTEGLEEFPVIGVPVKSEGDEDKCESEEKREVEPPSGSSTQHMTTEADGDHCGGSQADNLLAPLSEDRDDATSHSPDTDDEDAKADMTCHTDNTRHKCSQCDKSFNDSSNLKRHMRSHTGEKPYICSVCGKRFAHKGNLTTHTRTHTGEKPYSCSMCNTHFSDHSVLIRHMRRHTGEKPFTCSVCGKAFLVKGSLTAHTRTHTGEKPFKCLICGKNFSQKSHLRTHARTHAGEKTYSCSVCNASFGLRAALFWHMATHN; encoded by the exons atgtgtaaagtacaaatgctgagagcgctggtgaatcagcgactaactgcggccgttgaagaaatatttgtagtgttggaaagaacgatagcagagtacgaggggGAACTTTCGCGAACAAAAGAGGAaaacgagcgacaacgtcaactactggacgctgttttcaatGAGCATCAAGATAGACGGCGCAAAGCAG atgtccAGCACATTAAAGATGAAGAAGAGGGAGAGCAGACAgaaggactggaggagttcccagtgattggtgtccctgtgaagagtgaagGTGATGAAGACAAAtgtgaaagtgaggagaagagagaggtggagcctccaagcggaagctcaactcaacacatgacaacagaagctgatggagaccactgtggaggatcacaagcagacaacctcttagctccactctCAGAAGATCGTGACGAtgcaacgtcacactctcctgacactgatgatgaagatgctaaagctgatatgacatgtcacactgacaacacacgccATAAATGCTCTCAGTGTGATAAATCGTTTAATGACAGTAGTAatctgaaaagacacatgagaagtcacacaggagagaaaccatacatctgctcagtttgtggtaaaagatttgCTCACAAGGGAAAtttgacaacacacacaagaacgcacactggagagaaaccatatTCTTGTTCAATGTGCAACACCCATTTTAGTGACCATTCAGTATTGATTCGACACATGAGGcgacacactggtgagaaacctttcacatgctcagtgtgtggtaaagctTTCCTTGTGAAGGGGTCTCTTACagcacacacaagaacacacaccggagagaaaccttttaaatgcttaatttgtggTAAAAACTTCTctcaaaagtcacatttgagaaCACACGCAAGAACACACGCTGGGGAGAAAACATATTCCTGCTCAGTCTGCAATGCATCTTTTGGACTCCGTGCTGCGTTGTTTTGGCATATGGCAACCCACAACTAA
- the LOC129178238 gene encoding zinc finger protein 501-like, producing MCKVQMLRALVNQRLTAVVEEIFVVLERTIAEYEEELSRTKEENERQRQLLDAVFKKRQMESHSEDIIEEGIPPEQQEWSSRVEQYEQQIKEEEGRHSAIQEGEHLEGPEEFPVICVIVKSEDDEDKGESEEKREVEPPSSSSTQHMTTEADGDHCGGSQTGSILAPLSDSDDTMSHSPDTDDEDSKADMTCHTDNTRFKCAQCNKTFGDKSTLTRHMRVHSGEKPFSCSVCSKSFKLKDTLIRHSRIHTGEKPFSCSVCGKGFSVRGNFITHTRTHTGEKPYACSFCNTGFRARPALVKHLRTHTGEKPFSCTVCGERFSQKETLNRHLRTHSGEKPFTCIVCGKTFSIKGQLIAHTRTHTGEKPYTCTVCGKTFSLKGNLIRHTRTHTGEKPFSCPICNKRFSDSSGLLIHRRTHTGEKPFSCTVCGQRFSIKGHLITHTRTHTGEKPFSCLVCNMGFSSHSGLAQHMNKHN from the exons atgtgtaaagtacaaatgctgagagcgttggtgaatcagcgactaactgcggttgttgaagaaatatttgtagtgttggaaagaacgatagcagagtacgaggaggaactttctcgaacaaaagaggagaatgAGCGACAACGCCAACTgctggacgctgttttcaagaaaCGTCAAATGGAGTCACACAGCGAAG ACATCATTGAAGAAGGTATTCCCCCTGAACAGCAGGAATGGAGCTCCAGGGTGGAGCAGTACGAGCAACAGATTAAAGAGGAGGAGGGTCGTCACAGCGCCATTCaagagggagagcatcttgaaggaccggaggagttcccagtgatttgtgtcattgtgaagagtgaagatgatgaagacaaaggtgaaagtgaggagaagagagaggtggagcctccaagcagcagctcaactcaacacatgacaacagaagctgatggagaccactgtggaggatcacaaacAGGCAGcatcttagctccactatcagatagtgacgacacaatgtcacactctcctgacactgatgatgaagactctaaggctgatatgacatgtcacactgacaacacacgcttTAAATGCGCTCAGTGTAACAAAACCTTTGGTGACAAGTCAACTTTGACAAGACACATGAGGGTTCACTCAGGAGAAAAACcatttagttgctcagtttgtagCAAAAGCTTCAAACTGAAGGACACTTTGATCAGACACTCCAGGAtacacactggggagaaaccaTTCAGTTGCTCGGTTTGTGGGAAAGGATTCTCTGTCAGGGGAAATTTTATCACCCACACAagaacgcacactggagaaaaaccatatgCCTGCTCATTCTGCAACACAGGTTTCCGTGCTCGCCCGGCATTGGTTAAACACTTGAGAACgcacactggggagaaacctttTAGCTGTACAGTCTGTGGCGAAAGATTCTCTCAAAAGGAAACGTTGAATAGACATTTAAGAACGCACTCTGGGGAGAAACCGTTTACCTGCATAGTATGTGGTAAAACATTTTCTATAAAAGGACAATTGATTGCAcacacaaggacacacacaggagagaaaccttacACCTGCACAGTCTGCGGTAAAACATTTTCTCTTAAGGGAAACTTAATAAGACACACAAGAACgcacactggggagaaacccttttcctgccCAATCTGTAACAAACGTTTTAGTGATAGCTCGGGATTGCTTATTCACAGGCGAACGCATacaggagagaaacccttttcctgcacaGTCTGTGGTCAACGATTTTCTATAAAGGGACACTTGATAACACACACGAGAAcgcacaccggagagaaaccaTTTTCCTGCTTGGTGTGCAACATGGGTTTTAGTTCTCACTCAGGACTGGCTCAACACATGAACAAACACAACTGA
- the LOC129178284 gene encoding zinc finger protein 570-like has translation MCKVQMLRALVKQRLTAAVEEIFVVLERTITEYEEELSRTKEENERQRQLLDAVCKKHKVVLHRADVSEEDLHPEQQEWNSSVEQEAPQPPHIKVKEEGEHLEGLEEFPVIGVPVKNEDGEDKVEREEKKEVEPSSSSSTQHMTTEADGDHCGGSQADNLLAPLSDSGNTTSHSPGPDDEDSKAVLTCHTGEKPFICLICGKKFCHRDNLKRHARIHTGERAYSCSICHAIFSVRSGLMQHLRTHTGERPFPCSVCGERFSHRGHLKRHERTHTGEKPFPCSLCGLKFSRNTHLMTHMRTHTGEKPFSCSFCGKRFSLKGNLTSHERRHTGEKVFSCSLCDERFSYKYQVSNHKCAG, from the exons atgtgtaaagtacagatgctgagagcgttggtgaagcagcgactaactgcggctgttgaagaaatatttgtagtgttggaaagaacgataacagagtacgaggaggaactttcccgAACAAaggaggagaacgagcgacaacgtcaactactggacgctgtttGCAAGAAGCATAAAGTCGTGTTACACAGAGCAG acgtcagCGAGGAAGATCTTCAccctgagcagcaggagtggaacTCCAGCGTGGAGCAGGAGGcgccacagcccccccacattaaagtgaaagaggagggagagcatcttgaaggattggaggagttcccagtgattggtgtTCCTGTGAAGAATGAAGATGGTGAAGACAAAGTTGAAAGGGAGGAGAAGAAAGAGGTGGAGCcttcaagcagcagctcaactcaacacatgacaacagaagctgatggagaccactgtggaggatcacaagcagacaacctcttagctccactatcagatagtggcaacacaacgtcacactctcctggccctgatgatgaagactctaaagctgTTTTGACAtgtcacacaggagagaaaccattcaTCTGCTTAATTTGTGGTAAAAAATTTTGTCATCGGGACAATCTGAAAAGGCAtgcaagaatacacactggagaacgAGCCTACTCCTGCTCAATCTGCCACGCAATTTTTAGTGTTCGCTCAGGGTTGATGCAACACCTGAGAACACACACCGGTGAAAGACCTTTCCCGTGTTCAGTTTGCGGCGAAAGATTCTCTCACAGGGGACATTTGAAGAGACACGAAAGAACACACACTGGCGAGAAACCTTTTCCATGTTCCCTTTGTGGTCTGAAATTCTCTCGAAATACCCATTTAATGACACACATGAGGACTCACACGGGTGAGAAACCATTTTCCTGCTCCTTTTGCGGCAAAAGATTCTCACTCAAGGGGAATTTGACGTCGCACGAAAGGAGACACACCGGCGAGAAAGTGTTCAGTTGCAGTCTGTGTGATGAAAGGTTCTCTTACAAGTACCAGGTTAGcaatcacaagtgtgctggtTAG